The Bryobacteraceae bacterium genome includes a window with the following:
- a CDS encoding NAD(P)-dependent oxidoreductase, with the protein MTPPVLILGCGYTGSRAAARLAARGIRVLAAGRRADLIPPHPFIEPVLLDAASRTGLESLLPRFPNGCHLLHSLPVLDDGREITPLILSVLGPALRRVVYLSTTAVYGAQPEIDEHTPAEPQTPEARLRLAAEQAVLSGPWSAIVLRPAAIYGPGRGVHVSIPAGRFRMAGAGESWVSRIHVDDLAALAEAALFSEIRGAWPVADLEPSRQRDIAAFVCSLLGCPMPPEAPPESLHRTLRANRRVDGRAVFRAHGLALQFPSFREGIPACLAAEGRLPLPPRSALQSET; encoded by the coding sequence ATGACCCCGCCCGTCCTGATCCTCGGCTGCGGCTATACCGGCAGCCGCGCCGCGGCGCGCCTCGCCGCCCGCGGCATCCGCGTCCTCGCCGCCGGCCGCCGCGCGGATCTCATCCCGCCGCACCCGTTCATCGAGCCGGTCCTTCTCGATGCCGCCTCCCGCACCGGTCTCGAATCGCTCCTCCCTCGCTTCCCGAACGGCTGCCATCTGCTCCACTCCCTGCCCGTGCTCGATGACGGCCGCGAGATCACTCCGCTGATTCTCTCCGTGCTCGGGCCGGCCCTCCGGCGCGTCGTCTATCTCTCGACCACCGCTGTTTACGGCGCGCAGCCCGAGATTGACGAACACACCCCTGCCGAGCCGCAGACGCCCGAAGCCCGCCTGCGCCTCGCCGCCGAGCAGGCCGTTCTTTCCGGCCCCTGGTCCGCCATCGTGCTGAGGCCCGCCGCCATCTACGGCCCCGGCCGCGGCGTGCATGTCTCCATCCCTGCCGGCCGCTTCCGCATGGCCGGCGCAGGAGAGTCCTGGGTCTCGCGCATCCACGTCGACGATCTCGCCGCGCTCGCGGAAGCGGCCTTGTTCAGCGAGATCCGCGGCGCCTGGCCCGTGGCCGATCTCGAGCCCTCCCGTCAGCGCGACATCGCCGCGTTCGTCTGTTCCCTGCTCGGCTGCCCGATGCCGCCCGAGGCCCCTCCCGAATCTCTCCATCGCACGCTCCGCGCCAACCGCCGCGTCGACGGCCGCGCCGTCTTCCGCGCCCATGGCCTCGCCCTGCAGTTCCCTTCTTTCCGCGAAGGCATCCCCGCCTGCCTCGCCGCCGAAGGCCGCCTCCCCTTGCCGCCGCGCTCCGCGCTACAATCCGAAACTTGA
- a CDS encoding pseudouridine synthase, whose product MKRRAKAAAAQQAPRKRVLKTLDRALSRLGFCSRTEAEGWIRSGRVRVNGRPQTDPETWVELGRDRITVDGKPLFEGRKRYLLLYKPKGYLTTWRDPQGRPTVYDLLGNTREWIFPVGRLDLDTSGLLLMTNDSEFAELVANPEFHVPKTYLVKTSTVLDDQQLSALRHGVELKDGPTRPAEVVRLRDSGGRTFLEITITEGRNRQVRRMIEAVGSQVLKLVRTAIGPVRIGRLEIGKWRELTAAEVGALIHCARRGAKRAAKAASRRREPPQPV is encoded by the coding sequence TTGAAGCGCCGCGCCAAGGCCGCCGCCGCACAGCAGGCTCCCCGGAAGCGGGTTCTCAAGACCCTCGACCGCGCCCTCTCCCGGCTCGGCTTCTGCTCCCGCACCGAAGCCGAAGGCTGGATCCGCTCCGGCCGCGTCCGCGTCAACGGCCGCCCGCAGACCGACCCCGAAACCTGGGTCGAGCTCGGCCGCGACCGCATCACCGTCGACGGCAAGCCCCTTTTTGAAGGCCGCAAACGCTACCTGCTCCTCTACAAGCCCAAAGGCTACCTCACCACCTGGCGCGACCCGCAGGGCCGCCCCACCGTCTACGACCTGCTCGGAAACACGCGCGAATGGATCTTCCCCGTCGGCCGCCTCGACCTCGACACCTCCGGCCTGCTGCTGATGACCAACGACAGCGAGTTCGCCGAACTCGTCGCCAACCCCGAGTTCCACGTCCCCAAGACCTATCTCGTGAAAACCTCCACCGTGCTCGACGACCAGCAGCTGTCCGCCCTCCGTCACGGCGTGGAACTGAAAGACGGTCCCACACGTCCCGCCGAGGTCGTGCGCCTGCGCGACAGCGGCGGACGCACGTTTCTCGAAATCACGATCACCGAAGGCCGCAACCGCCAGGTCCGCCGCATGATTGAAGCCGTCGGCAGCCAGGTGCTGAAGCTTGTCCGCACCGCCATCGGCCCCGTCCGCATCGGGCGTCTCGAAATCGGCAAATGGCGCGAGCTCACCGCCGCCGAAGTCGGCGCCCTGATCCACTGCGCCCGCCGCGGCGCCAAACGCGCCGCCAAAGCCGCCTCACGCCGCCGCGAGCCGCCCCAGCCGGTCTGA
- a CDS encoding phosphohistidine phosphatase SixA: protein MEILLLRHGIAADARPGQPDADRALTGEGKQKLRALLRRLRKAGVRPALILSSPYLRARQTAEIAREILAPDAIIVPARALTPGASPQEAWDEIRLYSNQPSVLCASHEPLCSQLAAFLLGAPELHVDFKKGALMRIDVESLPPRPRGTLRWLVSPRLA, encoded by the coding sequence GTGGAGATCCTGCTCCTCCGCCATGGCATCGCCGCCGATGCGCGTCCAGGCCAGCCCGACGCCGATCGCGCCCTCACCGGCGAGGGCAAACAGAAACTGCGCGCCTTGTTGCGCCGCCTCCGCAAGGCAGGCGTCCGCCCCGCGCTGATTCTTTCCAGCCCTTACCTGCGCGCCCGCCAGACCGCTGAAATCGCCCGCGAAATCCTCGCCCCCGATGCCATCATCGTTCCCGCCCGCGCCCTCACGCCCGGCGCCTCCCCTCAGGAGGCGTGGGACGAAATCCGGCTCTACTCCAATCAGCCCTCCGTCCTCTGCGCCTCGCACGAGCCGCTCTGCAGCCAGCTTGCCGCCTTCCTCCTCGGCGCGCCGGAGCTCCACGTCGACTTCAAGAAGGGCGCGCTCATGCGCATCGACGTCGAAAGCCTCCCGCCCCGCCCGCGCGGCACGCTCAGGTGGCTGGTGAGCCCAAGGCTCGCCTGA
- the pcnB gene encoding CCA tRNA nucleotidyltransferase, with protein MEVLGEALSPRPAPFRPGQLLNLQRAPSSSQTAQARPGITVAGVLLRRIWRRALFSYDQDMDDDRGAQLAREVAAKLREAGHEAYLVGGCVRDRLLGRPVHDRDLTTDATPCELRRLFPEALQVGAHFGVVLVRRDGAEVQVATYRSESSYRDGRHPDKVRFEKDVRADLRRRDFTINALLEDPFTGEVIDHVGGRADLEARLIRAIGEPRERFAEDHLRMLRAVRFAAELGFGIEPRTLEAIRELAPAIGRISAERIRDELTRILTGADPKRGFELLDETRLLAEILPEAARMKGVEQPPDYHPEGDVWTHTLLMLGHLRQAPLDLAWGCLLHDAGKPLTQTFEDRIRFSGHEKAGAELARRILERLRYPKELTERVVWLVAQHMRFKDAEKMSEATFKRFVRQPGFETLLELYRIDLAASRRPMAIYEEVKQRLESLPPEALHPAPLLRGRDLLGMGYAPGPEFSRVLKALEEEQLAGRIATREQAEEFVRRALGSPAT; from the coding sequence ATGGAAGTACTGGGAGAAGCCCTTTCCCCGCGCCCGGCGCCGTTCCGCCCGGGACAGCTCCTCAATCTCCAGCGGGCCCCATCTTCCTCCCAGACGGCCCAGGCCCGCCCGGGGATTACGGTGGCCGGCGTTCTTTTGAGGCGCATCTGGCGGCGGGCCCTTTTCTCCTACGATCAAGACATGGACGACGATCGGGGAGCGCAACTGGCTCGCGAGGTGGCGGCGAAGCTCCGCGAAGCGGGCCATGAGGCGTATCTGGTGGGCGGCTGCGTGCGGGACCGGCTGCTGGGGCGCCCGGTGCACGACCGCGATCTGACCACCGATGCGACGCCGTGCGAGCTGCGGCGGCTGTTCCCCGAGGCGCTGCAGGTGGGCGCGCATTTCGGGGTGGTCCTGGTGAGGCGCGATGGCGCGGAGGTGCAGGTGGCCACCTACCGGAGCGAGTCGAGCTACCGGGACGGGCGGCACCCGGACAAGGTGCGTTTCGAGAAAGACGTGCGCGCGGACCTGCGGCGGCGCGACTTCACGATCAACGCGCTGCTGGAGGATCCCTTCACCGGCGAAGTCATCGATCACGTGGGCGGGCGCGCGGATCTGGAGGCGCGGCTGATCCGGGCGATCGGCGAGCCGCGCGAGCGTTTCGCGGAAGACCACCTGCGGATGCTGCGTGCGGTGCGGTTTGCCGCGGAGCTCGGCTTCGGGATCGAGCCGCGCACGCTGGAAGCGATCCGGGAGCTGGCGCCGGCGATCGGGCGCATCTCAGCCGAGCGGATCCGCGATGAACTGACGCGGATTCTCACGGGCGCGGATCCGAAGCGGGGCTTCGAGCTGCTGGATGAAACGCGGCTGCTTGCGGAGATTCTGCCGGAAGCAGCGCGGATGAAGGGCGTGGAGCAGCCGCCGGACTATCATCCGGAGGGCGATGTCTGGACGCACACGCTGCTGATGCTGGGCCATCTGCGGCAGGCGCCGCTGGATCTGGCGTGGGGCTGCCTGCTGCACGATGCGGGCAAGCCTCTGACGCAGACGTTTGAAGACCGCATCCGGTTCAGCGGTCACGAGAAAGCGGGGGCGGAGCTGGCGCGTCGGATTCTGGAGCGGCTGCGGTATCCGAAGGAGCTGACGGAGCGCGTCGTGTGGCTGGTGGCGCAGCACATGCGGTTCAAGGACGCAGAGAAGATGTCGGAGGCGACCTTCAAGCGGTTTGTGCGGCAGCCGGGGTTTGAGACGCTGCTGGAGCTGTACCGGATCGACCTGGCGGCCAGCCGCAGGCCGATGGCGATCTACGAGGAGGTGAAGCAGCGGCTGGAATCGCTGCCGCCGGAGGCGCTGCATCCGGCGCCGCTGCTGCGCGGGCGCGATCTGCTCGGGATGGGGTATGCGCCGGGACCGGAATTTTCGCGGGTGCTGAAGGCGCTCGAGGAAGAGCAGCTGGCGGGGCGGATCGCAACGCGGGAGCAGGCGGAAGAGTTCGTCAGGCGAGCCTTGGGCTCACCAGCCACCTGA
- a CDS encoding thiamine/molybdopterin biosynthesis protein MoeB, producing MNDAWRERYSRQILFAGIGEEGQRRLGEATAAVVGCGALGSFHAGALARAGVGRLILIDRDFVEWSNLQRQWLYEESDARDALPKAAAAARALGRINSGTQVEAHVADLTPDNIGELLEGAAVVLDGTDNFETRFLLNDYCVEHGVPWVYGGAVGSYGVAMPVTPGSGACFECVFPEPPQGPQPTCETAGVLNTITSLVASWQVSLALQILCGREPERKITMFDAWAGTVRQVEMPERDPQCPACGQRTCRFLHGAARVPVSLCGRNAVQIHDRKRPVDLEELARRLAPLGEVRHNGFALRFVIPPHEMTIFPDGRAIIKGTQDPGVARSLYSRFVGN from the coding sequence ATGAACGACGCGTGGCGCGAGCGGTACAGCCGCCAGATTCTGTTTGCGGGGATCGGCGAAGAGGGCCAGCGGCGCCTGGGAGAGGCGACTGCGGCGGTGGTGGGCTGCGGCGCGCTGGGGTCGTTCCACGCGGGGGCTCTGGCGCGTGCGGGCGTGGGAAGGCTGATCCTGATCGACCGTGATTTTGTCGAGTGGAGCAACCTGCAGCGGCAGTGGCTGTACGAGGAGAGCGACGCGCGGGACGCCCTGCCGAAAGCGGCGGCGGCGGCGCGCGCGCTCGGGCGCATCAACAGCGGGACGCAGGTGGAAGCCCACGTTGCCGATCTGACGCCGGACAACATCGGTGAATTGCTGGAAGGCGCGGCCGTGGTGCTGGATGGCACGGACAACTTCGAGACGCGGTTCCTTCTGAATGATTACTGCGTGGAGCATGGCGTGCCGTGGGTGTACGGAGGCGCGGTGGGATCGTACGGGGTGGCGATGCCGGTGACGCCCGGAAGCGGCGCCTGTTTCGAGTGCGTCTTTCCGGAGCCGCCGCAGGGACCGCAGCCGACGTGCGAGACGGCGGGCGTGCTGAACACGATCACGTCGCTGGTGGCGTCGTGGCAGGTTTCGCTGGCTCTGCAGATCCTGTGCGGGCGCGAGCCGGAGCGGAAGATCACGATGTTCGATGCGTGGGCGGGAACGGTGCGGCAGGTGGAGATGCCGGAGCGCGACCCGCAATGCCCCGCCTGCGGACAGCGGACGTGCCGCTTTCTTCATGGCGCAGCCCGGGTCCCGGTGAGCCTGTGCGGGCGGAACGCGGTGCAGATCCACGACCGGAAGCGGCCGGTGGATCTGGAAGAGCTGGCGCGGCGGCTGGCGCCGCTGGGAGAGGTGCGGCATAACGGATTCGCGCTGCGCTTCGTGATTCCGCCGCACGAGATGACGATTTTTCCCGACGGGCGGGCCATCATCAAAGGCACGCAGGACCCCGGCGTGGCGCGGAGCCTGTACTCGCGGTTTGTGGGCAACTGA
- a CDS encoding outer membrane protein, OMP85 family — translation MKRLLAAFALVVCFAGLLPGQIAPSPLYGKRISDILFEPVRQPLTRDQLGLALQIRPGDVLEETALSQAIGRLWATGRFSDIVVRAEEGNGGVALTFQTKPAFFVSLVDVDPVPEPPNVAQLANSTRLSLGDPFDEDMLPEAAENLKDMLRTNGYYGARVTYETVLREETGEADVRFRIEPGKRARFARPVFEGTLLKSEKSLIRRTGWQRWFGLRGWQELTSARLQRGLERMQDVYRKDGYLRSSVRLLDLPFDSAKLTASPRIAVDPGPRVLVRMEGARVGGGELRRLIPIYQERTVDRELLLEGQRNLEERFRSRGYFDARVSFQMPDPAPSGEQVIVYRVNRGPRYRLAAVLFNGNRYFSDETLRERLSIIPARFPRYRNGRFSPEMLDADRAALEALYVSNGFRDVSIRTRIEHNWRNRASDIAARFEIAEGPQYLIERVDLSGVDLRFYDTISSLLASAPGQPFSAANVAADRDAVLGWYFNHGYPEASFDASVAPAEAPHRMIVRYQVREGRRNFVRDVLVRGLESTRPDLVRNRVVVRPGDPLSQSDMVETQRRLYDLGIFAKVDVAVQNPDGRERNKFVLLQLEEARKYSLTLGFGAEMGRIGTGNNFDAPAGAAGFAPRGLLGITRSNIFGLAHTASALVRVSNIQQRLLLNYIAPQFFGNENLNLSFSSLLDQSKDIRTFTSRRNESAIQIGQRLSRDITLQYRVISRFVFIDEETLKIDPNLIPVFSQPVKTITLSASLIQDRRDDPINSHRGVANTLDFGYAPSFSRSSTNYTRLVARNSTYHPFRREIIFARATSFGWLYNLSDRPVPLPENFYAGGASTHRGFPDNQAGPRDLVTGFPIGGKAFLFFQHELRFPLIGDNVGAVLFHDMGNVYSSLDRISFRLAQRDRQDFDYMVQAAGLGFRVKTPVGPLRVDFAFAGNSPRFVGFEGTRDELLRGQGRFNVPQRVSQFQWHFSIGQTF, via the coding sequence GTGAAAAGGCTTCTGGCAGCCTTTGCGCTGGTTGTGTGTTTTGCCGGGCTTCTGCCCGGCCAGATCGCGCCCAGTCCGCTCTACGGAAAACGGATCTCGGACATTTTGTTCGAGCCGGTCCGCCAGCCGCTCACCCGCGACCAGCTGGGACTCGCGCTCCAGATCCGCCCCGGCGATGTTCTCGAGGAAACGGCTCTCTCGCAGGCCATCGGCCGCCTCTGGGCGACGGGACGGTTCTCCGACATCGTCGTCCGTGCGGAGGAAGGCAACGGCGGCGTCGCGCTCACTTTTCAGACAAAACCCGCCTTCTTCGTCAGCCTCGTCGATGTCGATCCCGTCCCCGAGCCGCCCAACGTCGCCCAGCTCGCCAACAGCACCCGCCTCAGCCTCGGCGATCCGTTCGACGAAGACATGCTGCCGGAGGCGGCGGAAAACCTGAAAGACATGCTGCGCACCAACGGCTACTACGGCGCCCGCGTGACTTATGAAACCGTCCTGCGGGAGGAGACCGGGGAAGCGGACGTCCGCTTCCGGATCGAGCCGGGGAAAAGGGCGCGCTTCGCCCGGCCTGTCTTCGAGGGAACCCTGCTCAAATCGGAAAAATCCCTCATCCGCCGCACCGGCTGGCAGCGTTGGTTCGGACTGCGCGGCTGGCAGGAGCTCACCTCGGCCCGGCTTCAGCGGGGCCTGGAGCGCATGCAGGATGTCTACCGCAAGGACGGCTACCTCCGCTCGTCCGTGCGGCTGCTGGATCTGCCTTTCGATTCCGCGAAGCTGACCGCCTCCCCCCGCATCGCCGTCGATCCCGGCCCCCGCGTCCTCGTGCGCATGGAAGGCGCGCGCGTCGGCGGCGGCGAGCTTCGGCGTCTGATCCCCATCTACCAGGAGCGCACCGTCGATCGCGAGCTCCTTCTGGAAGGCCAGCGCAATCTCGAAGAGCGCTTCCGCAGCCGCGGCTACTTCGACGCCCGCGTCTCTTTCCAGATGCCCGATCCCGCCCCCTCCGGCGAGCAGGTCATCGTCTACCGCGTCAACCGCGGCCCCCGCTACCGCCTCGCCGCCGTGCTGTTCAACGGCAACCGCTATTTCTCCGACGAAACTCTGCGCGAGCGGCTCTCCATCATCCCGGCGCGCTTCCCCCGCTACCGCAACGGCCGCTTCAGCCCCGAAATGCTCGATGCCGACCGCGCCGCGCTCGAGGCTCTCTATGTCTCGAACGGCTTCCGCGACGTCTCCATCCGCACCCGCATCGAACACAACTGGCGCAACAGGGCCAGCGACATCGCCGCGCGTTTCGAGATTGCCGAAGGGCCCCAATACCTGATTGAACGCGTCGATCTCAGCGGCGTCGATCTCCGGTTCTACGACACCATCTCCTCCCTGCTTGCAAGCGCTCCAGGCCAGCCTTTCTCGGCCGCCAACGTGGCCGCCGACCGCGACGCCGTGCTCGGCTGGTATTTCAACCACGGCTATCCGGAGGCCTCGTTCGACGCCAGCGTGGCCCCGGCAGAGGCGCCGCACCGCATGATCGTGCGCTACCAGGTGCGCGAAGGCCGCCGCAACTTCGTCCGCGACGTGCTCGTGCGCGGCCTCGAGTCGACGCGCCCCGATCTGGTTCGGAACCGCGTCGTCGTGCGTCCCGGAGATCCTCTTTCGCAGAGCGACATGGTCGAGACCCAGCGGCGGCTGTACGACCTCGGCATCTTCGCCAAGGTCGACGTCGCGGTGCAGAACCCCGACGGACGCGAGAGAAACAAATTCGTCCTGCTGCAGCTGGAAGAAGCGCGGAAATATTCGCTCACGCTGGGCTTCGGGGCCGAAATGGGCCGCATCGGCACCGGCAACAACTTCGACGCGCCCGCGGGCGCGGCGGGCTTCGCCCCGCGCGGACTGCTGGGCATCACGCGCTCCAACATCTTCGGCCTCGCCCACACGGCCAGCGCGCTCGTGCGCGTTTCCAACATCCAGCAGCGCCTCCTGCTCAACTACATCGCCCCGCAGTTCTTCGGCAACGAGAACCTGAACCTCTCCTTCAGCTCCCTGCTCGACCAGAGCAAGGACATCCGCACCTTCACCTCGCGCCGCAACGAAAGCGCCATCCAGATCGGCCAGCGCCTCTCCCGCGACATCACGCTGCAATACCGCGTCATCTCCCGCTTCGTTTTCATCGACGAAGAGACGCTGAAGATCGATCCCAATCTGATTCCGGTCTTCTCCCAGCCCGTCAAAACCATCACCCTCTCGGCCTCGCTCATCCAGGACCGCCGCGACGATCCCATCAACTCGCACCGCGGCGTCGCCAACACGCTCGACTTCGGCTACGCCCCCAGCTTCAGCCGCTCGAGCACCAATTACACGCGCCTTGTGGCCCGCAACTCCACCTATCATCCCTTCCGCCGCGAAATCATCTTCGCCCGCGCCACCAGTTTCGGCTGGCTGTACAACCTCTCGGACCGGCCCGTTCCGCTGCCCGAGAACTTCTACGCCGGCGGCGCCTCCACCCACCGCGGCTTCCCCGACAACCAGGCCGGCCCCCGCGACCTCGTCACCGGCTTCCCCATCGGCGGAAAGGCCTTCCTCTTTTTCCAGCATGAGCTGCGTTTTCCGTTAATCGGCGACAACGTCGGCGCCGTCTTATTCCATGACATGGGCAACGTGTACTCGTCCCTCGACAGGATTTCGTTCCGCCTGGCGCAGCGGGACCGGCAGGACTTCGATTACATGGTGCAGGCCGCCGGGCTCGGCTTCCGCGTCAAGACGCCTGTGGGCCCGTTGCGTGTCGACTTCGCTTTCGCCGGCAACAGCCCGCGCTTCGTCGGGTTCGAAGGCACCCGCGACGAACTGCTCCGCGGACAGGGCCGGTTCAACGTCCCGCAACGGGTCAGCCAATTCCAGTGGCACTTCTCGATCGGACAGACTTTCTGA
- the menG gene encoding demethylmenaquinone methyltransferase — translation MKGTTPPGAANEQEAAAYVRRMFGRVARRYDLLNHLLSFQTDRYWRYRTALEVEPFLRRPGARVLDLCCGTGDLTLALERRAGGDALLLGGDFCRPMLEEAQRKQRGRGSQIEWIECDGLELPFPDDSLDLVTTAFGFRNFANYRAALKELRRVIKPGGMLAILEFSTPPNPVFRALYRFYSETLLPALGGWISGDRSAYTYLPDSVKKFPGAELLAAEMEAAGFTRVRFRRMTFGIVALHTGLSG, via the coding sequence GTGAAAGGGACCACGCCGCCTGGGGCCGCCAACGAGCAGGAGGCCGCCGCCTATGTGCGCCGCATGTTCGGGCGCGTGGCGCGGCGCTACGATCTGCTGAACCACCTGCTGTCGTTCCAGACGGACCGCTACTGGCGCTACCGCACGGCGCTGGAGGTGGAGCCGTTTCTGCGGCGGCCGGGGGCGCGCGTGCTGGACCTGTGCTGCGGCACGGGGGATCTGACACTGGCGCTGGAGCGGCGCGCCGGCGGGGACGCACTGCTGCTGGGCGGGGACTTCTGCCGTCCAATGCTGGAAGAGGCGCAGCGGAAGCAGCGCGGACGCGGCTCGCAGATCGAGTGGATCGAGTGCGACGGGCTGGAGCTGCCGTTTCCGGACGACAGCCTGGATCTGGTGACGACGGCGTTCGGGTTCCGGAATTTCGCCAACTACCGCGCGGCGCTGAAGGAGCTGCGGCGGGTGATCAAGCCGGGCGGGATGCTGGCGATTCTGGAGTTTTCCACGCCTCCGAATCCGGTGTTCCGCGCGCTGTACCGGTTCTATTCGGAGACGCTGCTGCCGGCGCTGGGCGGCTGGATTTCAGGCGACCGCAGCGCGTACACCTACCTGCCGGATTCGGTGAAGAAGTTTCCCGGGGCGGAGCTGCTGGCGGCGGAGATGGAGGCGGCGGGGTTCACACGGGTGCGGTTCCGGCGGATGACGTTCGGAATCGTGGCGCTGCACACGGGGCTGTCGGGTTAA
- the aroB gene encoding 3-dehydroquinate synthase — protein sequence MPTFTVNTGAVEYPVVAERGALARLGEFVPPRRGVLFVVTEESVWRMHGAAVERALEGRRWRRLVFPGGEENKRMAQVEAMAEQMAEAGGDRSSLVIAFGGGIVNDVGGFLAAVFMRGVPVIQAPTTLLAQVDAGVGGKTGVNLAAGKNLVGAFHQPLAVITDPDVLATLPEREYRAGLFEVIKHGIIRSEPLFRLMQSRREAVLEREAGAVEEMVAESVRIKCEVVSLDEKESGLRRILNFGHTVGHAIEAETGYSRYLHGEAVGLGMLAALRLSQLAGRIPAELCGEMSAVVRAYGPFPSAGGLTVDGILARLRKDKKAIQGAVHWVLAAGIGATEITPDVPDELVREAVASILE from the coding sequence ATGCCGACGTTCACGGTGAACACCGGCGCTGTCGAATATCCGGTGGTGGCCGAGCGCGGCGCGCTCGCGCGGCTGGGCGAGTTCGTGCCGCCGCGGCGGGGCGTGCTGTTCGTGGTGACGGAAGAGTCCGTGTGGAGGATGCACGGCGCCGCGGTGGAGCGGGCGCTGGAAGGACGGCGCTGGCGCAGGCTGGTTTTCCCCGGCGGAGAAGAGAACAAGCGCATGGCGCAGGTGGAGGCGATGGCCGAACAGATGGCGGAAGCGGGCGGGGACCGCTCAAGCCTCGTCATCGCCTTCGGCGGCGGCATCGTGAACGACGTGGGCGGGTTTCTGGCGGCGGTGTTCATGCGCGGCGTGCCCGTGATTCAGGCGCCGACGACGCTGCTGGCGCAGGTGGACGCCGGCGTGGGAGGCAAGACGGGCGTGAACCTGGCGGCGGGCAAGAACCTGGTGGGCGCGTTTCATCAGCCGCTGGCGGTGATCACCGATCCCGACGTGCTGGCGACGCTGCCGGAGCGGGAGTACCGCGCGGGGCTGTTCGAAGTGATCAAGCACGGCATCATCCGCAGCGAGCCGCTGTTCCGGCTGATGCAGTCGCGGCGCGAGGCGGTGCTGGAGCGCGAAGCGGGCGCGGTGGAGGAGATGGTGGCGGAGAGCGTGCGGATCAAGTGCGAGGTCGTGTCGCTCGATGAAAAGGAGAGCGGGCTGCGGCGCATCCTGAACTTCGGCCATACGGTGGGCCACGCGATTGAAGCGGAGACGGGCTACAGCCGCTACCTGCACGGCGAGGCGGTGGGGCTGGGGATGCTGGCGGCGCTGCGGCTGTCGCAGCTGGCGGGGCGGATTCCGGCGGAGCTGTGCGGGGAGATGAGCGCCGTGGTGCGCGCCTACGGGCCGTTTCCATCGGCCGGGGGACTGACGGTGGACGGCATTCTGGCGCGGCTGCGGAAGGACAAGAAGGCGATTCAGGGGGCGGTGCACTGGGTGCTGGCGGCGGGAATCGGGGCGACGGAGATCACGCCGGATGTCCCCGATGAACTGGTGCGCGAGGCCGTGGCATCCATACTGGAGTGA